From a single Tursiops truncatus isolate mTurTru1 chromosome 20, mTurTru1.mat.Y, whole genome shotgun sequence genomic region:
- the EXOC7 gene encoding exocyst complex component 7 isoform X4, producing the protein MIPPQEASARRREIEDKLKQEEETLSFIRDSLEKSDQLTKNMVSILSSFESRLMKLENSIIPVHKQTENLQRLQENVEKTLSCLDHVISYYHVASDTEKIIREGPTGRLEEYLGSMAKIQKAVEYFQDNSPDSPELNKVKLLFERGKESLESEFRSLMTRHSKVVSPVLILDLISGEDDLEVQEEVPLEHLPESVLQDVIRISRWLVEYGRNQDFMNVYYQIRSSQLDRSIKGLKEHFRKSSSSSGVPYSPAVPNKRKDTPTKKPVKRPGRDDMLDVETDAYIHCVSAFVKLAQSEYQLLTDVIPEHHQKKTFDSLIQVLPLGPDQMPQHELSLQKLEFGPGMRSTALNSSHHLHLPSWGSVLGGVSRSGPPHWGHTSPTPLQVPSPSLGTGCLPPPLSPLPAPLSQDALDGLMLEGENIVAAARKAIIRHDFSAVLTVFPILRHLKQTKPEFDQVLQGTAASTKNKLPSLITSMETVGAKALEDFADNIKNDPDKEYNMPKDGTVHELTSNAILFLQQLLDFQETAGAMLASQETSSSATSYSSEFSKRLLSTYICKVLGNLQLNLLSKSKVYEDPALSAIFLHNNYNYILKALEKSELIQLVAVTQKTAERSYREHIEQQIQTYQRSWLKVTDYIAEKNLPVFQPGVKLRDKERQVIKERFKGFNDGLEELCKIQKAWAIPDMEQRDKIRQAQKNIVKETYGAFLHRYGSVPFTKNPEKYIKYRVEQVGDMIDRLFDTSA; encoded by the exons ATGATACCCCCGCAGGAGGCGTCCGCCCGGCGGCGGGAGATCGAGGACAAGCTGAAGcag GAGGAGGAGACGCTGTCCTTCATCCGAGACAGCCTGGAGAAGAGCGACCAGCTCACCAAGAACATG GTGTCTATCCTGTCATCCTTTGAGAGTCGCCTTATGAAGCTGGAGAACTCCATCATCCCTGTGCACAAGCAGACGGAGAACCTGCAGCGGCTGCAGGAGAATGTTGAGAAGACTCTGTCCTGTCTGGACCACGTTATCAGCTACTACCATGTGGCCAGTGACACTGAGAAGATCATCAGGGAGGG CCCCACAGGTAGGCTGGAAGAGTACCTGGGAAGCATGGCCAAGATTCAGAAGGCTGTGGAGTATTTCCAGGACAACAGCCCAGACAGCCCAGAGCTCAACAAAGTG AAGCTGCTGTTTGAGCGGGGGAAGGAGTCGCTGGAGTCCGAGTTCCGCAGCCTGATGACCCGGCATAGCAAGGTCGTGTCCCCTGTGCTCATCCTGGATCTGATCAGCGGTGAGGACGACCTGGAGGTACAGGAGGAGGTGCCCCTAGAGCATCTGCCTGAGAGTGTGCTGCAGGACGTGATCCGCATCTCCCGCTGGCTGGTGGAATATGGCCGCAACCAAG ACTTCATGAACGTCTACTACCAGATCCGCTCCAGCCAGCTGGACCGCTCCATCAAAGGCCTGAAGGAGCATTTCCGGAAGAGCAGTTCTTCGTCTGGGGTCCCCTACTCCCCTGCTGTCCCCAACAAGAGGAAGGACACACCTACCAAGAAGCCGGTCAAGCGGCCAG GGAGAGATGACATGCTGGACGTGGAGACCGACGCCTACATTCACTGCGTCAGTGCCTTTGTCAAGCTGGCCCAGAGCGAGTACCAGCTGCTGACGGACGTCATCCCTGAGCACCATCAGAAAAAGACCTTTGACTCTTTGATACAGGTCCTGCCCCTGGGCCCTGACCAGATGCCCCAGCATGAGCTGTCACTGCAGAAGCTTGAGTTCGGTCCGGGCATGCGGTCCACAGCCCTCAACTCCagccaccacctccacctcccatcCTGGGGATCTGTCCTGGGTGGCGTGTCCCGGTCGGGACCTCCCCATTGGGGGCATACTTCCCCCACGCCCCTCCAGGTGCCCTCACCGTCCCTGGGAACCGGctgtctgccccctcccctgagccctctccctgccccgcTCTCTCAGGATGCCCTGGACGGGCTGATGCTTGAAGGGGAGAACATCGTGGCTGCTGCCCGGAAGGCCATCATCCGACACGACTTCTCGGCTGTGCTCACCGTCTTCCCCATCCTGCGGCACCTCAAGCAGACCAAGCCTGAGTTTGACCAGGTGCTCCAG GGGACGGCGGCCAGCACCAAGAACAAGCTGCCCAGCCTCATCACCTCCATGGAGACCGTTGGAGCCAAAGCGCTGGAGGACTTCGCTGACAACATCAAG AACGACCCGGACAAGGAGTACAACATGCCCAAGGACGGCACCGTGCACGAGCTCACGAGCAAC GCCATCCTCTTCCTGCAGCAGCTCCTGGACTTCCAGGAGACAGCAGGCGCCATGCTGGCCTCCCAAG AGACCAGTTCCTCAGCCACCAGCTACAGCTCCGAGTTCAGCAAGCGCCTCCTGAGCACCTACATCT GTAAAGTCCTGGGCAACCTGCAGCTGAATTTGCTGAGCAAGTCCAAGGTGTATGAGGACCCGGCTCTGAGTGCCATCTTCCTGCACAACAACTACAACTACATCCTCAAGGCCCTGGAGAA GTCTGAGCTGATCCAGCTGGTGGCCGTGACCCAGAAGACTGCCGAGCGCTCCTACCGTGAGCACATCGAGCAGCAGATCCAGACTTACCAGCGCAG TTGGTTAAAGGTGACTGACTACATCGCTGAGAAGAACCTGCCTGTGTTCCAACCCGGAGTCAAG cttcgggacAAGGAGCGGCAGGTGATCAAGGAACGTTTTAAG GGCTTCAACGATGGCCTGGAAGAATTGTGCAAGATCCAGAAGGCCTGGGCTATTCCCGACATGGAGCAGAGGGACAAGATCCGCCAAGCCCAGAAAAACATTGTTAAGGAGACCTACGGGGCCTTTCTGCACAG GTATGGCAGCGTGCCCTTCACCAAGAATCCTGAGAAGTACATCAAGTACCGCGTGGAGCAGGTGGGCGACATGATCGATCGCCTGTTTGACACCTCCGCCTGA
- the EXOC7 gene encoding exocyst complex component 7 isoform X6: MIPPQEASARRREIEDKLKQEEETLSFIRDSLEKSDQLTKNMVSILSSFESRLMKLENSIIPVHKQTENLQRLQENVEKTLSCLDHVISYYHVASDTEKIIREGPTGRLEEYLGSMAKIQKAVEYFQDNSPDSPELNKVKLLFERGKESLESEFRSLMTRHSKVVSPVLILDLISGEDDLEVQEEVPLEHLPESVLQDVIRISRWLVEYGRNQDFMNVYYQIRSSQLDRSIKGLKEHFRKSSSSSGVPYSPAVPNKRKDTPTKKPVKRPGTIRKAQNLLKQYSQHGLDGKKGGSNLIPLEGRDDMLDVETDAYIHCVSAFVKLAQSEYQLLTDVIPEHHQKKTFDSLIQDALDGLMLEGENIVAAARKAIIRHDFSAVLTVFPILRHLKQTKPEFDQVLQGTAASTKNKLPSLITSMETVGAKALEDFADNIKNDPDKEYNMPKDGTVHELTSNAILFLQQLLDFQETAGAMLASQETSSSATSYSSEFSKRLLSTYICKVLGNLQLNLLSKSKVYEDPALSAIFLHNNYNYILKALEKSELIQLVAVTQKTAERSYREHIEQQIQTYQRSWLKVTDYIAEKNLPVFQPGVKLRDKERQVIKERFKGFNDGLEELCKIQKAWAIPDMEQRDKIRQAQKNIVKETYGAFLHRYGSVPFTKNPEKYIKYRVEQVGDMIDRLFDTSA; this comes from the exons ATGATACCCCCGCAGGAGGCGTCCGCCCGGCGGCGGGAGATCGAGGACAAGCTGAAGcag GAGGAGGAGACGCTGTCCTTCATCCGAGACAGCCTGGAGAAGAGCGACCAGCTCACCAAGAACATG GTGTCTATCCTGTCATCCTTTGAGAGTCGCCTTATGAAGCTGGAGAACTCCATCATCCCTGTGCACAAGCAGACGGAGAACCTGCAGCGGCTGCAGGAGAATGTTGAGAAGACTCTGTCCTGTCTGGACCACGTTATCAGCTACTACCATGTGGCCAGTGACACTGAGAAGATCATCAGGGAGGG CCCCACAGGTAGGCTGGAAGAGTACCTGGGAAGCATGGCCAAGATTCAGAAGGCTGTGGAGTATTTCCAGGACAACAGCCCAGACAGCCCAGAGCTCAACAAAGTG AAGCTGCTGTTTGAGCGGGGGAAGGAGTCGCTGGAGTCCGAGTTCCGCAGCCTGATGACCCGGCATAGCAAGGTCGTGTCCCCTGTGCTCATCCTGGATCTGATCAGCGGTGAGGACGACCTGGAGGTACAGGAGGAGGTGCCCCTAGAGCATCTGCCTGAGAGTGTGCTGCAGGACGTGATCCGCATCTCCCGCTGGCTGGTGGAATATGGCCGCAACCAAG ACTTCATGAACGTCTACTACCAGATCCGCTCCAGCCAGCTGGACCGCTCCATCAAAGGCCTGAAGGAGCATTTCCGGAAGAGCAGTTCTTCGTCTGGGGTCCCCTACTCCCCTGCTGTCCCCAACAAGAGGAAGGACACACCTACCAAGAAGCCGGTCAAGCGGCCAG GGACGATCCGTAAGGCTCAGAACCTTCTGAAACAGTATTCCCAGCATGGTCTAGATGGGAAAAAGGGGGGCTCTAACCTCATTCCTCTGGAAG GGAGAGATGACATGCTGGACGTGGAGACCGACGCCTACATTCACTGCGTCAGTGCCTTTGTCAAGCTGGCCCAGAGCGAGTACCAGCTGCTGACGGACGTCATCCCTGAGCACCATCAGAAAAAGACCTTTGACTCTTTGATACAG GATGCCCTGGACGGGCTGATGCTTGAAGGGGAGAACATCGTGGCTGCTGCCCGGAAGGCCATCATCCGACACGACTTCTCGGCTGTGCTCACCGTCTTCCCCATCCTGCGGCACCTCAAGCAGACCAAGCCTGAGTTTGACCAGGTGCTCCAG GGGACGGCGGCCAGCACCAAGAACAAGCTGCCCAGCCTCATCACCTCCATGGAGACCGTTGGAGCCAAAGCGCTGGAGGACTTCGCTGACAACATCAAG AACGACCCGGACAAGGAGTACAACATGCCCAAGGACGGCACCGTGCACGAGCTCACGAGCAAC GCCATCCTCTTCCTGCAGCAGCTCCTGGACTTCCAGGAGACAGCAGGCGCCATGCTGGCCTCCCAAG AGACCAGTTCCTCAGCCACCAGCTACAGCTCCGAGTTCAGCAAGCGCCTCCTGAGCACCTACATCT GTAAAGTCCTGGGCAACCTGCAGCTGAATTTGCTGAGCAAGTCCAAGGTGTATGAGGACCCGGCTCTGAGTGCCATCTTCCTGCACAACAACTACAACTACATCCTCAAGGCCCTGGAGAA GTCTGAGCTGATCCAGCTGGTGGCCGTGACCCAGAAGACTGCCGAGCGCTCCTACCGTGAGCACATCGAGCAGCAGATCCAGACTTACCAGCGCAG TTGGTTAAAGGTGACTGACTACATCGCTGAGAAGAACCTGCCTGTGTTCCAACCCGGAGTCAAG cttcgggacAAGGAGCGGCAGGTGATCAAGGAACGTTTTAAG GGCTTCAACGATGGCCTGGAAGAATTGTGCAAGATCCAGAAGGCCTGGGCTATTCCCGACATGGAGCAGAGGGACAAGATCCGCCAAGCCCAGAAAAACATTGTTAAGGAGACCTACGGGGCCTTTCTGCACAG GTATGGCAGCGTGCCCTTCACCAAGAATCCTGAGAAGTACATCAAGTACCGCGTGGAGCAGGTGGGCGACATGATCGATCGCCTGTTTGACACCTCCGCCTGA
- the EXOC7 gene encoding exocyst complex component 7 isoform X8: MIPPQEASARRREIEDKLKQEEETLSFIRDSLEKSDQLTKNMVSILSSFESRLMKLENSIIPVHKQTENLQRLQENVEKTLSCLDHVISYYHVASDTEKIIREGPTGRLEEYLGSMAKIQKAVEYFQDNSPDSPELNKVKLLFERGKESLESEFRSLMTRHSKVVSPVLILDLISGEDDLEVQEEVPLEHLPESVLQDVIRISRWLVEYGRNQDFMNVYYQIRSSQLDRSIKGLKEHFRKSSSSSGVPYSPAVPNKRKDTPTKKPVKRPGRDDMLDVETDAYIHCVSAFVKLAQSEYQLLTDVIPEHHQKKTFDSLIQDALDGLMLEGENIVAAARKAIIRHDFSAVLTVFPILRHLKQTKPEFDQVLQGTAASTKNKLPSLITSMETVGAKALEDFADNIKNDPDKEYNMPKDGTVHELTSNAILFLQQLLDFQETAGAMLASQETSSSATSYSSEFSKRLLSTYICKVLGNLQLNLLSKSKVYEDPALSAIFLHNNYNYILKALEKSELIQLVAVTQKTAERSYREHIEQQIQTYQRSWLKVTDYIAEKNLPVFQPGVKLRDKERQVIKERFKGFNDGLEELCKIQKAWAIPDMEQRDKIRQAQKNIVKETYGAFLHRYGSVPFTKNPEKYIKYRVEQVGDMIDRLFDTSA; encoded by the exons ATGATACCCCCGCAGGAGGCGTCCGCCCGGCGGCGGGAGATCGAGGACAAGCTGAAGcag GAGGAGGAGACGCTGTCCTTCATCCGAGACAGCCTGGAGAAGAGCGACCAGCTCACCAAGAACATG GTGTCTATCCTGTCATCCTTTGAGAGTCGCCTTATGAAGCTGGAGAACTCCATCATCCCTGTGCACAAGCAGACGGAGAACCTGCAGCGGCTGCAGGAGAATGTTGAGAAGACTCTGTCCTGTCTGGACCACGTTATCAGCTACTACCATGTGGCCAGTGACACTGAGAAGATCATCAGGGAGGG CCCCACAGGTAGGCTGGAAGAGTACCTGGGAAGCATGGCCAAGATTCAGAAGGCTGTGGAGTATTTCCAGGACAACAGCCCAGACAGCCCAGAGCTCAACAAAGTG AAGCTGCTGTTTGAGCGGGGGAAGGAGTCGCTGGAGTCCGAGTTCCGCAGCCTGATGACCCGGCATAGCAAGGTCGTGTCCCCTGTGCTCATCCTGGATCTGATCAGCGGTGAGGACGACCTGGAGGTACAGGAGGAGGTGCCCCTAGAGCATCTGCCTGAGAGTGTGCTGCAGGACGTGATCCGCATCTCCCGCTGGCTGGTGGAATATGGCCGCAACCAAG ACTTCATGAACGTCTACTACCAGATCCGCTCCAGCCAGCTGGACCGCTCCATCAAAGGCCTGAAGGAGCATTTCCGGAAGAGCAGTTCTTCGTCTGGGGTCCCCTACTCCCCTGCTGTCCCCAACAAGAGGAAGGACACACCTACCAAGAAGCCGGTCAAGCGGCCAG GGAGAGATGACATGCTGGACGTGGAGACCGACGCCTACATTCACTGCGTCAGTGCCTTTGTCAAGCTGGCCCAGAGCGAGTACCAGCTGCTGACGGACGTCATCCCTGAGCACCATCAGAAAAAGACCTTTGACTCTTTGATACAG GATGCCCTGGACGGGCTGATGCTTGAAGGGGAGAACATCGTGGCTGCTGCCCGGAAGGCCATCATCCGACACGACTTCTCGGCTGTGCTCACCGTCTTCCCCATCCTGCGGCACCTCAAGCAGACCAAGCCTGAGTTTGACCAGGTGCTCCAG GGGACGGCGGCCAGCACCAAGAACAAGCTGCCCAGCCTCATCACCTCCATGGAGACCGTTGGAGCCAAAGCGCTGGAGGACTTCGCTGACAACATCAAG AACGACCCGGACAAGGAGTACAACATGCCCAAGGACGGCACCGTGCACGAGCTCACGAGCAAC GCCATCCTCTTCCTGCAGCAGCTCCTGGACTTCCAGGAGACAGCAGGCGCCATGCTGGCCTCCCAAG AGACCAGTTCCTCAGCCACCAGCTACAGCTCCGAGTTCAGCAAGCGCCTCCTGAGCACCTACATCT GTAAAGTCCTGGGCAACCTGCAGCTGAATTTGCTGAGCAAGTCCAAGGTGTATGAGGACCCGGCTCTGAGTGCCATCTTCCTGCACAACAACTACAACTACATCCTCAAGGCCCTGGAGAA GTCTGAGCTGATCCAGCTGGTGGCCGTGACCCAGAAGACTGCCGAGCGCTCCTACCGTGAGCACATCGAGCAGCAGATCCAGACTTACCAGCGCAG TTGGTTAAAGGTGACTGACTACATCGCTGAGAAGAACCTGCCTGTGTTCCAACCCGGAGTCAAG cttcgggacAAGGAGCGGCAGGTGATCAAGGAACGTTTTAAG GGCTTCAACGATGGCCTGGAAGAATTGTGCAAGATCCAGAAGGCCTGGGCTATTCCCGACATGGAGCAGAGGGACAAGATCCGCCAAGCCCAGAAAAACATTGTTAAGGAGACCTACGGGGCCTTTCTGCACAG GTATGGCAGCGTGCCCTTCACCAAGAATCCTGAGAAGTACATCAAGTACCGCGTGGAGCAGGTGGGCGACATGATCGATCGCCTGTTTGACACCTCCGCCTGA
- the EXOC7 gene encoding exocyst complex component 7 isoform X1, translating into MIPPQEASARRREIEDKLKQEEETLSFIRDSLEKSDQLTKNMVSILSSFESRLMKLENSIIPVHKQTENLQRLQENVEKTLSCLDHVISYYHVASDTEKIIREGPTGRLEEYLGSMAKIQKAVEYFQDNSPDSPELNKVKLLFERGKESLESEFRSLMTRHSKVVSPVLILDLISGEDDLEVQEEVPLEHLPESVLQDVIRISRWLVEYGRNQDFMNVYYQIRSSQLDRSIKGLKEHFRKSSSSSGVPYSPAVPNKRKDTPTKKPVKRPGTIRKAQNLLKQYSQHGLDGKKGGSNLIPLEGHEHDFRVKHLSEALNDKHGPLAGRDDMLDVETDAYIHCVSAFVKLAQSEYQLLTDVIPEHHQKKTFDSLIQVLPLGPDQMPQHELSLQKLEFGPGMRSTALNSSHHLHLPSWGSVLGGVSRSGPPHWGHTSPTPLQVPSPSLGTGCLPPPLSPLPAPLSQDALDGLMLEGENIVAAARKAIIRHDFSAVLTVFPILRHLKQTKPEFDQVLQGTAASTKNKLPSLITSMETVGAKALEDFADNIKNDPDKEYNMPKDGTVHELTSNAILFLQQLLDFQETAGAMLASQETSSSATSYSSEFSKRLLSTYICKVLGNLQLNLLSKSKVYEDPALSAIFLHNNYNYILKALEKSELIQLVAVTQKTAERSYREHIEQQIQTYQRSWLKVTDYIAEKNLPVFQPGVKLRDKERQVIKERFKGFNDGLEELCKIQKAWAIPDMEQRDKIRQAQKNIVKETYGAFLHRYGSVPFTKNPEKYIKYRVEQVGDMIDRLFDTSA; encoded by the exons ATGATACCCCCGCAGGAGGCGTCCGCCCGGCGGCGGGAGATCGAGGACAAGCTGAAGcag GAGGAGGAGACGCTGTCCTTCATCCGAGACAGCCTGGAGAAGAGCGACCAGCTCACCAAGAACATG GTGTCTATCCTGTCATCCTTTGAGAGTCGCCTTATGAAGCTGGAGAACTCCATCATCCCTGTGCACAAGCAGACGGAGAACCTGCAGCGGCTGCAGGAGAATGTTGAGAAGACTCTGTCCTGTCTGGACCACGTTATCAGCTACTACCATGTGGCCAGTGACACTGAGAAGATCATCAGGGAGGG CCCCACAGGTAGGCTGGAAGAGTACCTGGGAAGCATGGCCAAGATTCAGAAGGCTGTGGAGTATTTCCAGGACAACAGCCCAGACAGCCCAGAGCTCAACAAAGTG AAGCTGCTGTTTGAGCGGGGGAAGGAGTCGCTGGAGTCCGAGTTCCGCAGCCTGATGACCCGGCATAGCAAGGTCGTGTCCCCTGTGCTCATCCTGGATCTGATCAGCGGTGAGGACGACCTGGAGGTACAGGAGGAGGTGCCCCTAGAGCATCTGCCTGAGAGTGTGCTGCAGGACGTGATCCGCATCTCCCGCTGGCTGGTGGAATATGGCCGCAACCAAG ACTTCATGAACGTCTACTACCAGATCCGCTCCAGCCAGCTGGACCGCTCCATCAAAGGCCTGAAGGAGCATTTCCGGAAGAGCAGTTCTTCGTCTGGGGTCCCCTACTCCCCTGCTGTCCCCAACAAGAGGAAGGACACACCTACCAAGAAGCCGGTCAAGCGGCCAG GGACGATCCGTAAGGCTCAGAACCTTCTGAAACAGTATTCCCAGCATGGTCTAGATGGGAAAAAGGGGGGCTCTAACCTCATTCCTCTGGAAG GTCACGAGCATGATTTCCGAGTTAAGCACCTGTCCGAGGCCCTGAACGACAAGCACGGGCCACTGGCCG GGAGAGATGACATGCTGGACGTGGAGACCGACGCCTACATTCACTGCGTCAGTGCCTTTGTCAAGCTGGCCCAGAGCGAGTACCAGCTGCTGACGGACGTCATCCCTGAGCACCATCAGAAAAAGACCTTTGACTCTTTGATACAGGTCCTGCCCCTGGGCCCTGACCAGATGCCCCAGCATGAGCTGTCACTGCAGAAGCTTGAGTTCGGTCCGGGCATGCGGTCCACAGCCCTCAACTCCagccaccacctccacctcccatcCTGGGGATCTGTCCTGGGTGGCGTGTCCCGGTCGGGACCTCCCCATTGGGGGCATACTTCCCCCACGCCCCTCCAGGTGCCCTCACCGTCCCTGGGAACCGGctgtctgccccctcccctgagccctctccctgccccgcTCTCTCAGGATGCCCTGGACGGGCTGATGCTTGAAGGGGAGAACATCGTGGCTGCTGCCCGGAAGGCCATCATCCGACACGACTTCTCGGCTGTGCTCACCGTCTTCCCCATCCTGCGGCACCTCAAGCAGACCAAGCCTGAGTTTGACCAGGTGCTCCAG GGGACGGCGGCCAGCACCAAGAACAAGCTGCCCAGCCTCATCACCTCCATGGAGACCGTTGGAGCCAAAGCGCTGGAGGACTTCGCTGACAACATCAAG AACGACCCGGACAAGGAGTACAACATGCCCAAGGACGGCACCGTGCACGAGCTCACGAGCAAC GCCATCCTCTTCCTGCAGCAGCTCCTGGACTTCCAGGAGACAGCAGGCGCCATGCTGGCCTCCCAAG AGACCAGTTCCTCAGCCACCAGCTACAGCTCCGAGTTCAGCAAGCGCCTCCTGAGCACCTACATCT GTAAAGTCCTGGGCAACCTGCAGCTGAATTTGCTGAGCAAGTCCAAGGTGTATGAGGACCCGGCTCTGAGTGCCATCTTCCTGCACAACAACTACAACTACATCCTCAAGGCCCTGGAGAA GTCTGAGCTGATCCAGCTGGTGGCCGTGACCCAGAAGACTGCCGAGCGCTCCTACCGTGAGCACATCGAGCAGCAGATCCAGACTTACCAGCGCAG TTGGTTAAAGGTGACTGACTACATCGCTGAGAAGAACCTGCCTGTGTTCCAACCCGGAGTCAAG cttcgggacAAGGAGCGGCAGGTGATCAAGGAACGTTTTAAG GGCTTCAACGATGGCCTGGAAGAATTGTGCAAGATCCAGAAGGCCTGGGCTATTCCCGACATGGAGCAGAGGGACAAGATCCGCCAAGCCCAGAAAAACATTGTTAAGGAGACCTACGGGGCCTTTCTGCACAG GTATGGCAGCGTGCCCTTCACCAAGAATCCTGAGAAGTACATCAAGTACCGCGTGGAGCAGGTGGGCGACATGATCGATCGCCTGTTTGACACCTCCGCCTGA
- the EXOC7 gene encoding exocyst complex component 7 isoform X7 gives MIPPQEASARRREIEDKLKQEEETLSFIRDSLEKSDQLTKNMVSILSSFESRLMKLENSIIPVHKQTENLQRLQENVEKTLSCLDHVISYYHVASDTEKIIREGPTGRLEEYLGSMAKIQKAVEYFQDNSPDSPELNKVKLLFERGKESLESEFRSLMTRHSKVVSPVLILDLISGEDDLEVQEEVPLEHLPESVLQDVIRISRWLVEYGRNQDFMNVYYQIRSSQLDRSIKGLKEHFRKSSSSSGVPYSPAVPNKRKDTPTKKPVKRPGHEHDFRVKHLSEALNDKHGPLAGRDDMLDVETDAYIHCVSAFVKLAQSEYQLLTDVIPEHHQKKTFDSLIQDALDGLMLEGENIVAAARKAIIRHDFSAVLTVFPILRHLKQTKPEFDQVLQGTAASTKNKLPSLITSMETVGAKALEDFADNIKNDPDKEYNMPKDGTVHELTSNAILFLQQLLDFQETAGAMLASQETSSSATSYSSEFSKRLLSTYICKVLGNLQLNLLSKSKVYEDPALSAIFLHNNYNYILKALEKSELIQLVAVTQKTAERSYREHIEQQIQTYQRSWLKVTDYIAEKNLPVFQPGVKLRDKERQVIKERFKGFNDGLEELCKIQKAWAIPDMEQRDKIRQAQKNIVKETYGAFLHRYGSVPFTKNPEKYIKYRVEQVGDMIDRLFDTSA, from the exons ATGATACCCCCGCAGGAGGCGTCCGCCCGGCGGCGGGAGATCGAGGACAAGCTGAAGcag GAGGAGGAGACGCTGTCCTTCATCCGAGACAGCCTGGAGAAGAGCGACCAGCTCACCAAGAACATG GTGTCTATCCTGTCATCCTTTGAGAGTCGCCTTATGAAGCTGGAGAACTCCATCATCCCTGTGCACAAGCAGACGGAGAACCTGCAGCGGCTGCAGGAGAATGTTGAGAAGACTCTGTCCTGTCTGGACCACGTTATCAGCTACTACCATGTGGCCAGTGACACTGAGAAGATCATCAGGGAGGG CCCCACAGGTAGGCTGGAAGAGTACCTGGGAAGCATGGCCAAGATTCAGAAGGCTGTGGAGTATTTCCAGGACAACAGCCCAGACAGCCCAGAGCTCAACAAAGTG AAGCTGCTGTTTGAGCGGGGGAAGGAGTCGCTGGAGTCCGAGTTCCGCAGCCTGATGACCCGGCATAGCAAGGTCGTGTCCCCTGTGCTCATCCTGGATCTGATCAGCGGTGAGGACGACCTGGAGGTACAGGAGGAGGTGCCCCTAGAGCATCTGCCTGAGAGTGTGCTGCAGGACGTGATCCGCATCTCCCGCTGGCTGGTGGAATATGGCCGCAACCAAG ACTTCATGAACGTCTACTACCAGATCCGCTCCAGCCAGCTGGACCGCTCCATCAAAGGCCTGAAGGAGCATTTCCGGAAGAGCAGTTCTTCGTCTGGGGTCCCCTACTCCCCTGCTGTCCCCAACAAGAGGAAGGACACACCTACCAAGAAGCCGGTCAAGCGGCCAG GTCACGAGCATGATTTCCGAGTTAAGCACCTGTCCGAGGCCCTGAACGACAAGCACGGGCCACTGGCCG GGAGAGATGACATGCTGGACGTGGAGACCGACGCCTACATTCACTGCGTCAGTGCCTTTGTCAAGCTGGCCCAGAGCGAGTACCAGCTGCTGACGGACGTCATCCCTGAGCACCATCAGAAAAAGACCTTTGACTCTTTGATACAG GATGCCCTGGACGGGCTGATGCTTGAAGGGGAGAACATCGTGGCTGCTGCCCGGAAGGCCATCATCCGACACGACTTCTCGGCTGTGCTCACCGTCTTCCCCATCCTGCGGCACCTCAAGCAGACCAAGCCTGAGTTTGACCAGGTGCTCCAG GGGACGGCGGCCAGCACCAAGAACAAGCTGCCCAGCCTCATCACCTCCATGGAGACCGTTGGAGCCAAAGCGCTGGAGGACTTCGCTGACAACATCAAG AACGACCCGGACAAGGAGTACAACATGCCCAAGGACGGCACCGTGCACGAGCTCACGAGCAAC GCCATCCTCTTCCTGCAGCAGCTCCTGGACTTCCAGGAGACAGCAGGCGCCATGCTGGCCTCCCAAG AGACCAGTTCCTCAGCCACCAGCTACAGCTCCGAGTTCAGCAAGCGCCTCCTGAGCACCTACATCT GTAAAGTCCTGGGCAACCTGCAGCTGAATTTGCTGAGCAAGTCCAAGGTGTATGAGGACCCGGCTCTGAGTGCCATCTTCCTGCACAACAACTACAACTACATCCTCAAGGCCCTGGAGAA GTCTGAGCTGATCCAGCTGGTGGCCGTGACCCAGAAGACTGCCGAGCGCTCCTACCGTGAGCACATCGAGCAGCAGATCCAGACTTACCAGCGCAG TTGGTTAAAGGTGACTGACTACATCGCTGAGAAGAACCTGCCTGTGTTCCAACCCGGAGTCAAG cttcgggacAAGGAGCGGCAGGTGATCAAGGAACGTTTTAAG GGCTTCAACGATGGCCTGGAAGAATTGTGCAAGATCCAGAAGGCCTGGGCTATTCCCGACATGGAGCAGAGGGACAAGATCCGCCAAGCCCAGAAAAACATTGTTAAGGAGACCTACGGGGCCTTTCTGCACAG GTATGGCAGCGTGCCCTTCACCAAGAATCCTGAGAAGTACATCAAGTACCGCGTGGAGCAGGTGGGCGACATGATCGATCGCCTGTTTGACACCTCCGCCTGA